One region of Oryza sativa Japonica Group chromosome 10, ASM3414082v1 genomic DNA includes:
- the LOC4349234 gene encoding uncharacterized protein isoform X2 translates to MAEKRLLLLPVALAMAQKHGGGGERVWARPWRWAKTAFFVVAMIASLLLVCAPPVLVVILDLALPPALLSARLRGGGGGDDASFVAAVVAQARAFDFRSSLVDLLAVSAARALLILGAYMACGGGGAAYLWVVATSAAGSVSYVLAKAAAAVLPRRGVAPAPEGKGPEPMLLLSVALAAAHLAVAYRTSCRERRRLLVYRIDVEAVRLKGGHQTKQCSV, encoded by the exons ATGGCGGAGaagaggctgctgctgctgccggtggcGCTGGCGATGGCGCAGAAGcatgggggaggaggggagagggtgtGGGCGCGGCCGTGGAGGTGGGCCAAGACGGCGTTCTTCGTCGTCGCCATGATCGCGTCGCTGCTGCTCGTCTGCGCGCCGCCGGTGCTCGTCGTGATACTCGACCTCGCCCTCCCGCCCGCGCTCCTCTCCGcgcgcctccgcggcggcgggggcggggacgACGCGTCGTTCGTGGCGGCCGTCGTCGCGCAGGCGCGGGCGTTCGACTTCCGCTCGTCGCtcgtcgacctcctcgccgtctccgccgcgcgcgcgctgctCATACTCG GCGCGTAcatggcgtgcggcggcggaggcgcggcgtACCTGTGGGTGGTGGCGACGAGCGCGGCGGGGTCGGTGTCCTACGTGCTggccaaggccgccgccgccgtgctcccgcgccgcggcgtcgcgccGGCACCGGAGGGGAAGGGCCCGGAGCCCATGCTCCTGCTGTCGgttgcgctcgccgccgcgcacctCGCCGTCGCGTACCGCACCAGCtgccgcgagcgccgccgcctgctcgtCTACCGGATCGACGTCGAGGCG GTCAGGTTAAAAGGGGGCCATCAAACAAAGCAGTGTAGTGTCTGA
- the LOC4349234 gene encoding uncharacterized protein isoform X1, whose translation MAEKRLLLLPVALAMAQKHGGGGERVWARPWRWAKTAFFVVAMIASLLLVCAPPVLVVILDLALPPALLSARLRGGGGGDDASFVAAVVAQARAFDFRSSLVDLLAVSAARALLILGAYMACGGGGAAYLWVVATSAAGSVSYVLAKAAAAVLPRRGVAPAPEGKGPEPMLLLSVALAAAHLAVAYRTSCRERRRLLVYRIDVEAVSTLPLSLRFKSEIFSITIHA comes from the exons ATGGCGGAGaagaggctgctgctgctgccggtggcGCTGGCGATGGCGCAGAAGcatgggggaggaggggagagggtgtGGGCGCGGCCGTGGAGGTGGGCCAAGACGGCGTTCTTCGTCGTCGCCATGATCGCGTCGCTGCTGCTCGTCTGCGCGCCGCCGGTGCTCGTCGTGATACTCGACCTCGCCCTCCCGCCCGCGCTCCTCTCCGcgcgcctccgcggcggcgggggcggggacgACGCGTCGTTCGTGGCGGCCGTCGTCGCGCAGGCGCGGGCGTTCGACTTCCGCTCGTCGCtcgtcgacctcctcgccgtctccgccgcgcgcgcgctgctCATACTCG GCGCGTAcatggcgtgcggcggcggaggcgcggcgtACCTGTGGGTGGTGGCGACGAGCGCGGCGGGGTCGGTGTCCTACGTGCTggccaaggccgccgccgccgtgctcccgcgccgcggcgtcgcgccGGCACCGGAGGGGAAGGGCCCGGAGCCCATGCTCCTGCTGTCGgttgcgctcgccgccgcgcacctCGCCGTCGCGTACCGCACCAGCtgccgcgagcgccgccgcctgctcgtCTACCGGATCGACGTCGAGGCGGTGAGcacccttcccctctctcttcgCTTCAAAAGTGAAATCTTTTCGATCACGATACACGcctaa
- the LOC4349235 gene encoding uncharacterized LOC4349235, with protein sequence MAASQAYLDKAQLRQSYRNVWHTDLTNAITADFTCCCLSLWCGPCVSYMLRKRALYNDMSRYVCCAGYMPCSGRCGESNCPEVCLATEVFCCFGNSVASTRFLLQDEFNIQTTQCDNCIIGFMFCLQQFACICSLVACIVGSEELSEASQLISCISNMVYWTVCSCMQTQHKVEMDKRDGKFGPMTVPPMQQMSRIDQPVPPYVGYAPQAQPAYYR encoded by the exons atggcggcgtCGCAGGCGTACCTCGACAAGGCGCAGCTCCGGCAGAGCTACCGCAACGTCTGGCACACCGACCTCACCAACGCCATCACGGCCGACTTCACAT GCTGCTGCTTGTCTCTGTGGTG CGGACCATGTGTGTCTTACATGCTGCGCAAACGTGCGCTCTACAATGACATGTCGAG ATATGTGTGCTGTGCTGGGTACATGCCATGCAGCGGGAGATGCGGCGAGAGCAACTGCCCCGAAGTGTGCCTTGCAACCGAG GTGTTCTGCTGCTTTGGTAACTCGGTGGCTTCAACCAGGTTCCTGCTGCAAGATGAGTTCAACATTCAGACAACCCAGTGCGACAACTGCATCATT GGCTTCATGTTTTGTCTCCAACAATTCGCCTGCATCTGTTCGCTGGTCGCTTGCATCGTTGGCAGCGAAGAACTTTCCGAGGCCTCGCAGTTGATTTCCTGCATATCTAACATGGTCTACTGGAC GGTTTGCTCTTGTATGCAG ACACAGCACAAGGTCGAGATGGACAAGAGGGACGGCAAGTTTGGACCTATGACAGTGCCTCCAATGCAGCAGATGTCTCGCATCGATCAACCGGTTCCGCCTTATGTTGGGTATGCGCCACAGGCACAGCCAGCATACTACAGGTAG
- the LOC107277540 gene encoding putative expansin-A30, with protein MAAASSTTATTAILAAVIISLAGAATTVDAKFRAMQWTPAHATFYGDETASETMGGACGYGNLYASGYGTDTAALSTTLFKDGYGCGTCYQMRCVGTASCYRGSPAITVTATNLCPPNWAEDPDRGGGGWCNPPRAHFDLSKPAFMRMADWRAGIVPVMYRRVPCARAGGLRFALQGNPYWLLAYVMNVAGAGDVGDMWVKAGGGGGWVRMSHNWGASYQAFAQLGGQALSFKVTSYTTGQTILAAGVTPASWCFGLTYQARVNFS; from the exons ATGGCGGCGGCTtcatcgacgacggcgacgacggccatCCTGGCGGCAGTGATCATCTCTCTCGCCGGCGCTGCCACCACCGTGGACGCCAAGTTCAGGGCGATGCAGTGGACTCCCGCCCACGCCACGTTCTACGGCGACGAGACGGCGTCGGAGACGATGG GTGGGGCGTGCGGGTACGGCAACCTGTACGCGAGCGGGTACGGGACGGACACGGCGGCGCTGAGCACGACGCTGTTCAAGGACGGCTACGGGTGCGGGACGTGCTACCAGATGCGGTGCGTGGGGACGGCGTCCTGCTACAGGGGCTCGCCGGCGATCACCGTGACGGCGACCAACCTGTGCCCGCCCAACTGGGCGGAGGACcccgaccgcggcggcggcggctggtgcaaCCCGCCGCGGGCGCACTTTGACCTCTCCAAGCCGGCGTTCATGCGGATGGCCGACTGGCGCGCCGGCATCGTCCCCGTCATGTACCGCCGCGTGCCGtgcgcccgcgccggcggcctGCGGTTCGCGCTGCAGGGGAACCCGTACTGGCTGCTGGCCTACGTCATgaacgtcgccggcgccggcgacgtcgggGACATGTGGGtgaaggccggcggcggcgggggttgGGTGCGGATGAGCCACAACTGGGGCGCGTCGTACCAGGCGTTCGCGCAGCTCGGCGGCCAGGCGCTCAGCTTCAAGGTCACCTCCTACACCACCGGCCAGACCATCCTGGCCGCCGGCGTCACGCCGGCGAGCTGGTGCTTCGGGCTCACGTACCAGGCCCGCGTGAACTTCTCCTAG
- the LOC4349236 gene encoding SUMO-conjugating enzyme SCE1, which produces MSGGIARGRLAEERKAWRKNHPHGFVAKPETMADGSANLMIWHCTIPGKQGTDWEGGYYPLTLHFSEDYPSKPPKCKFPQGFFHPNVYPSGTVCLSILNEDSGWRPAITVKQILVGIQDLLDQPNPADPAQTDGYHIFIQDKPEYKRRVRVQAKQYPALL; this is translated from the exons atgtcggGAGGGATCGCACGCGGCCGCCTCGCGGAGGAGCGCAAGGCCTGGCGGAAGAACCACCCTCAC GGGTTCGTGGCGAAGCCGGAGACGATGGCCGACGGGTCGGCGAACCTCATGATCTGGCACTGCACCATCCCCGGCAAGCAGGGG ACCGATTGGGAAGGTGGGTACTACCCTCTTACCCTTCACTTCAGTGAGGACTATCCTAGCAAACCACCCAAGTGCAAGTTCCCACAGGGCTTTTTCCACCCAAATGTCTATCCTTCAGGAACAGTGTGCCTCTCAATTCTTAATGAGGATAGT GGCTGGAGACCTGCTATCACTGTAAAGCAGATCCTTGTTGGAATACAGGACTTGCTTGATCAGCCAAATCCTGCTGATCCTGCACAGACTGACGGTTATCACATTTTTATACAG GACAAACCAGAATATAAGAGGCGTGTTCGTGTTCAGGCCAAGCAGTACCCTGCTTTGCTTTGA